Part of the Brevibacillus brevis genome is shown below.
CTGGCTTTGCAGTTTTCCGACCGGCGCTTCGTTTTGGCAGATTCTCACAAATTCAACAGGGTCACCTTTGCCAAATTCGGCGATCTCTCCGATGTGACGATTGTTACAGATGAGCGATTGGGTGAAGAAGAGCAAAGCATCTACGGCAAGTGGACCCATTTAAAAGTGGTGAAAGCATGATTTACACAGTTACCCTGAATCCTTCGATCGACTATCACGTATGGGTCGAGGCCATGACAGCGGGCACGATCCATCAAGTGCAAAAAGAGTGGAAGGTCGCCGGAGGAAAAGGAATCAATGTATCCAAGGTGTTGCAGCGGCTCGGCTGTCCGAGTGTCGCTCTGGGATTTGTCGGCGGATTCACGGGCGCCTTTATAAAGCAGCAGCTCGAACAGGATGGGGTCGAACACCGCTTCATCCCCATCTCAGGTGATTCGCGGATCAACATCAAGATCAAGGCTGATCAGGAAACGGACATGAGCGGAGTTTCTCCCGATATTCCTGAGGAAGCGCTGCAGCAACTGCTGGATCAACTGGACAGGCTGAATGCAGGAGATTTTCTCGTGCTCGCGGGAAGCGTCCCGGCAAGCATCCCTTCCGATATTTATCAGCACATCATGGGGCGGATGAATCAGCGCGGGGTCCGAGTCATCGTGGACG
Proteins encoded:
- the pfkB gene encoding 1-phosphofructokinase translates to MIYTVTLNPSIDYHVWVEAMTAGTIHQVQKEWKVAGGKGINVSKVLQRLGCPSVALGFVGGFTGAFIKQQLEQDGVEHRFIPISGDSRINIKIKADQETDMSGVSPDIPEEALQQLLDQLDRLNAGDFLVLAGSVPASIPSDIYQHIMGRMNQRGVRVIVDAKGQALGNAIDEKPFLIKPNHHELGELFNTQVETVEEAVHFGRMALERGAANVIVSMAGDGAVFVNRSRAFSAHFPKQQAVNSIGAGDSVVAGFLYAHSRGMDEKEAFRFAVAAGSTTAISEGFCTLEKIEAFLPQITITER